The genomic stretch TTCAGTACCGGAAGCTCTCTTATCGGAAACCAACAAGATTCTCAAGGCAATCGGCAGTACCAGCGAAGACCAGATCGTCCAGAAAGACCTCAACAGCTGTCAGAACGCACCTACAGGACAAGCCCATGCCGAATGATACTCCAAAAAATCTACTCAAACCTGAAAAACTGCTGATCGCCCTTAAAGCCAGTGGACTTGGCTTGTGGGAGATGAATATTCAGAGCGGCAAGGGCACAGTTGATAAAAAATGGGCAGAAATGCTTGGTTATCGCCTTGATGAAGTCAACTCATCCATGGAGTTCTGGAACTCGAATGTTCATCCAGACGATAAAGCGAGAGCACTTAAAAAACTAAACACCTGCTTAAGCGGAAAATCGACTACCTACAGCTCAGAGTATAGACTTCGCACTAAGGACGGCCACTGGAAGTGGATTCTTGATAGAGGGCAGATTACCGAATGGGATAAGGATGGCAGGCCGCTGCTCCTTGTCGGAACACATAAAGATATCAGCGAAAGGAAACTAGACAAAGAAACCCTTACCCAAGAGCGCAATAAACTTGAAGCCGTGATTTCAGCGCTAGGTGACGGCCTCACTGTCCAGGATAGAGATTTCAAAATCATCTACCAAAATGCAGTCCAAAAACAGCGTCAAGGCGCGCACGAAGGCGATTTCTGCTATAACGCCTATCAAAACAAAAGTGAAGTCTGCGACGGCTGCCTGATTGAAAAATGCTTCCGAGATGGTCAGATCCACAGAAGAGAAACATCTTCCATCTCGCCTGATGGTCGCGATATATTCATGGAAGTTTCGGCAAGTCCCATAAAAGATTCCCAGGGAAACATAATTGCCGGAGTTGAAACTGTTCGCGATATCACACAAAGAAAGTTGCTGGCAAATCAACTACAGCAAGCCCAAAAGCTTGAAGCCATTGGCACCCTGGCCGGAGGCATTGCCCATGATTTCAACAATATTCTCTTCGTTATTTATGGGTATGCGGAGCTGGTTCAGTTACAGTTACCAAAGGACAGCAAGTTATGGGAAATGCAGAATCAAATCATCTCTGCCAGCACCAGGGCCAAAGAACTGGTGCAACAGATACTTTCCTTCAGCAGAAGAGAAGGCCGTGAGTTAAAACCACTTATACTGACCAGTATCATTAAAGAAGCCCTGAAAATGCTGCGCGCTTCAATACCGACAACAATTAAATTCAAAGAGAATATTGAGACGCAGACTGGAACCGTCCTTGCCGATCCGACCCAAATCCATCAGATCATCATGAATCTGTGCACAAACGCCTACCATGCAATGCGCGAGACCGGAGGCATTCTCTCTGTAGGTTTAAAGAACGTTACTGT from Desulfobulbaceae bacterium encodes the following:
- a CDS encoding PAS domain-containing protein — translated: MPNDTPKNLLKPEKLLIALKASGLGLWEMNIQSGKGTVDKKWAEMLGYRLDEVNSSMEFWNSNVHPDDKARALKKLNTCLSGKSTTYSSEYRLRTKDGHWKWILDRGQITEWDKDGRPLLLVGTHKDISERKLDKETLTQERNKLEAVISALGDGLTVQDRDFKIIYQNAVQKQRQGAHEGDFCYNAYQNKSEVCDGCLIEKCFRDGQIHRRETSSISPDGRDIFMEVSASPIKDSQGNIIAGVETVRDITQRKLLANQLQQAQKLEAIGTLAGGIAHDFNNILFVIYGYAELVQLQLPKDSKLWEMQNQIISASTRAKELVQQILSFSRREGRELKPLILTSIIKEALKMLRASIPTTIKFKENIETQTGTVLADPTQIHQIIMNLCTNAYHAMRETGGILSVGLKNVTVDDRDIKSIGLKIPSGQYVCLTVGDTGHGINKKIQGLIFDPYFTTKKKGEGTGLGLAIVHGIIQSYGGCITIYSEPNKGTAFNVYIPQTAPPSTRQNKQGSTDLPRGNEHILVVDDEEQIVNLEKETLKGLGYQVSAITSCEKTLELFSSAPKAFDLIITDMTMPTMTGLELSSKILAIRPDIPIILCTGFSNLIDEQKASNAGIRKLLVKPVSREELAHAVRKTLDSSPQ